The Thioalkalivibrio thiocyanodenitrificans ARhD 1 genome window below encodes:
- a CDS encoding RimK family protein gives MSDHVLLIEQPADWKPHFPEYPVMLARDYLTRAPESRGGQLRVINLCRSHRYLSVGYYCSLLAEARNHRVVPTVRTLQDLSRKSIYSLDTEDIDRKVAKVLGRKRSGLQPTAFEMTVFFGQCAPREMQEIAQQLFSIFRAPLFKVEFKLSGQWRIDALKPLSLQALTPEQEDDFFAALDIYLKRPWRKPRGARGYRYDLAILQNPDEDLPPSNRTALNHFVRIGRSLGLEVDLIDRKDFSRLAEYDALFIRETTRIDHYTYRFARKADSEGMVVIDDPDSILKCTNKVYLAELLAAHRVATPRTLILSKDNLLAAEETIGYPVVLKIPDGSFSRGVFKADDRQELEETARRLFRDSDLILAQEFAYTEFDWRVGIMNRQPMYVCQYFMSRKHWQIVNHQAKGNPRQGGFRTLAVDDAPPRVVKTALRAANLIGDGLYGVDLKQTNKGVVVIEVNDNPNLDAGIEDAVIRDELYRRILEDFVRRLDRMRKR, from the coding sequence ATGTCTGATCACGTGCTTCTGATCGAACAGCCTGCGGACTGGAAACCCCATTTTCCCGAGTACCCGGTCATGCTGGCCCGCGACTATCTCACCCGGGCGCCGGAGAGCAGGGGCGGGCAGCTCCGGGTGATCAACCTGTGCCGCAGCCACCGGTATCTGAGCGTGGGCTATTACTGTTCCCTGCTGGCCGAGGCGCGCAATCACAGGGTGGTACCCACGGTGCGCACCCTGCAGGATCTCTCGCGCAAGTCCATCTACAGCCTGGACACCGAGGACATTGACCGCAAGGTGGCGAAAGTGCTCGGGCGCAAGCGTTCCGGACTTCAGCCCACTGCCTTCGAGATGACGGTGTTCTTCGGCCAGTGTGCCCCCAGGGAGATGCAGGAGATCGCGCAGCAGCTGTTCTCCATCTTCCGGGCGCCGCTGTTCAAGGTGGAGTTCAAGTTGTCCGGGCAGTGGCGCATCGATGCACTGAAGCCCCTCTCCCTGCAGGCCCTCACCCCGGAGCAGGAGGATGACTTCTTCGCCGCCCTGGACATCTACCTCAAGCGTCCGTGGCGCAAGCCCCGGGGTGCGCGCGGTTACAGGTACGACCTGGCCATCCTGCAGAACCCGGACGAGGACCTGCCGCCGTCGAACCGCACGGCACTGAACCACTTCGTGCGCATCGGCCGATCACTGGGGCTGGAGGTGGACCTCATCGACCGCAAGGACTTCTCGCGCCTGGCGGAATACGATGCCCTGTTCATTCGCGAGACCACGCGCATCGATCACTACACCTATCGTTTTGCCCGCAAGGCGGACAGCGAGGGGATGGTCGTGATCGACGATCCGGACTCCATCCTCAAGTGCACCAACAAGGTGTACCTGGCCGAGCTGCTGGCCGCGCACAGGGTGGCCACGCCCCGCACCCTGATTCTGAGCAAAGACAATCTGCTCGCCGCCGAGGAGACCATCGGCTATCCGGTGGTGCTCAAGATTCCGGACGGTTCGTTCTCCCGGGGTGTGTTCAAGGCCGATGATCGCCAGGAGCTGGAAGAGACCGCCAGGCGCCTGTTCAGGGATTCGGACCTGATCCTCGCCCAGGAATTCGCCTACACGGAGTTCGACTGGCGCGTGGGTATCATGAACAGGCAGCCCATGTACGTGTGTCAGTATTTCATGTCCCGCAAGCACTGGCAGATCGTCAACCATCAGGCCAAGGGCAATCCGCGCCAGGGAGGCTTTCGTACCCTGGCGGTCGACGACGCGCCGCCGCGGGTGGTGAAGACCGCACTGCGCGCCGCCAACCTGATCGGCGACGGGCTCTACGGCGTGGACCTGAAACAGACGAACAAGGGCGTGGTGGTCATCGAGGTGAACGACAATCCCAACCTGGATGCAGGCATCGAGGACGCGGTAATCAGGGACGAGCTGTACCGGCGCATCCTGGAGGACTTCGTGCGCCGCCTGGACCGCATGCGCAAGCGGTAG
- a CDS encoding GNAT family N-acetyltransferase/peptidase C39 family protein has translation MIRPAQVSDIPALVALEERCFEIDRLSRRQFRYMLTKANAHVLVSDRAGALNGYVLLLFSRGTSMARLYSIAVERDTRGQGIGQALVEAAEEAARDRDCAYLRLEIRKDNTASIALFSRLGYKPFGEYGDYYEDHMDAWRYEKSLAPHLSPDLVRVPFYEQTLDFTCGPSAVMMAMKALDPREELNRTLELRIWREATTIFMTSGHGGCGPYGLALSAAHRGFGVELVINDERMPLLDSVRSEEKKEVMRLVQQDMLDEIHSLGIPLHYGVLKVDDLKQRCDAGGVPVVLISSYRIYGEKFPHWVVVTGFDDHFIYVHDPFVDYEAGEAPLDSINMPIPRRDFERMARYGKAGLKAVLVIYPKPDTLP, from the coding sequence ATGATACGCCCCGCCCAGGTCTCGGACATCCCGGCACTCGTTGCGCTGGAGGAGCGGTGTTTCGAGATCGACCGCCTTTCACGGCGGCAGTTCCGCTACATGCTGACCAAGGCCAATGCCCATGTGCTGGTGAGCGACCGGGCGGGTGCGCTCAATGGCTATGTACTGCTCCTGTTCAGCCGGGGTACCTCCATGGCGCGGCTGTATTCCATCGCGGTGGAGCGGGACACCCGGGGGCAGGGCATCGGCCAGGCCCTGGTGGAAGCGGCCGAGGAGGCCGCCCGGGACCGGGACTGCGCCTATCTCCGGCTTGAGATCCGCAAGGACAACACCGCGTCCATCGCCTTGTTCTCCCGGCTGGGCTACAAGCCCTTCGGCGAGTATGGCGATTACTACGAGGACCACATGGATGCGTGGCGGTACGAGAAGTCGCTGGCGCCTCACCTGAGCCCGGATCTGGTCAGGGTGCCTTTCTACGAGCAGACCCTGGATTTCACCTGCGGCCCGTCGGCGGTCATGATGGCCATGAAGGCACTGGACCCGCGGGAGGAACTCAACCGGACACTGGAGCTGCGCATCTGGCGGGAGGCGACCACGATCTTCATGACATCCGGCCACGGTGGATGCGGGCCCTACGGCCTCGCCCTGTCGGCGGCCCACCGGGGGTTCGGCGTGGAGCTGGTGATCAACGACGAGCGCATGCCCCTGCTGGATTCCGTGCGCAGCGAAGAGAAGAAGGAGGTCATGCGCCTGGTGCAGCAGGACATGCTGGACGAGATCCATTCCCTGGGCATTCCCCTGCACTACGGTGTGCTGAAGGTCGATGATCTCAAGCAGCGGTGCGATGCCGGCGGGGTGCCGGTGGTGCTCATCAGTTCCTACCGGATCTACGGCGAGAAGTTTCCCCACTGGGTGGTGGTCACCGGCTTCGATGATCACTTCATCTACGTGCACGACCCGTTCGTGGATTACGAAGCGGGCGAGGCGCCGCTGGACTCCATCAACATGCCGATACCCAGGCGCGACTTCGAACGCATGGCGCGATACGGCAAGGCCGGCCTCAAGGCCGTCCTGGTGATCTATCCCAAACCCGATACCCTGCCCTGA
- the argE gene encoding acetylornithine deacetylase gives MKRLPSLNQMLARLIALPSVSSVSPEFDMSNRAVIDELAGWCEAAGFDVAITPIDGKPGKANLVATMGRGPGGLVLAGHTDTVPCNPELWRQDPFRLTERDGRLYGLGTSDMKSFLALALEAARDLTPEQFHQPLVILATADEESSMAGAKAIRAAGRPLGRHAVIGEPTGLRPVRMHKGILMEGIRLTGRSGHSSDPRLGNNALEGMHRAITEIIAWRAELQARYNNPLFRVSGPTLNLGHIHGGDNPNRICGRCELHIDLRPLPGMDLDELRQALASRLERSLADTGLELEVFRLFDGTPAMETPADAPVVRAAESLTGHAAEAVAFGTEGPYLRDLDMDVVVLGPGDIDQAHQPDEYLSMDRIEPTLNLLRSLIRGFCIDPVR, from the coding sequence ATGAAGCGACTCCCGAGTCTCAACCAGATGCTCGCCCGGCTCATCGCACTGCCGTCGGTGAGCAGCGTGTCCCCCGAGTTCGACATGAGCAACCGGGCCGTCATCGACGAACTGGCCGGCTGGTGCGAGGCGGCGGGCTTCGACGTGGCGATCACGCCCATCGACGGCAAACCGGGAAAGGCCAACCTGGTGGCCACCATGGGGCGGGGCCCCGGGGGTCTCGTGCTCGCCGGTCATACCGATACCGTGCCCTGCAATCCGGAACTCTGGCGCCAGGACCCGTTCAGGCTCACGGAACGCGACGGGCGGCTCTACGGGCTGGGCACCTCGGACATGAAGAGCTTCCTGGCACTGGCCCTGGAGGCGGCCCGTGATCTCACCCCCGAGCAGTTCCACCAACCGCTGGTGATCCTCGCCACGGCGGATGAGGAGAGCTCCATGGCCGGGGCCAAGGCCATCCGTGCCGCGGGCCGCCCGCTGGGCCGTCATGCCGTCATCGGAGAACCCACGGGGCTGCGGCCCGTGCGCATGCACAAGGGCATCCTCATGGAAGGGATTCGCCTCACCGGCCGCTCCGGGCATTCCAGCGACCCGCGGCTCGGCAACAATGCCCTGGAAGGCATGCACCGTGCCATCACGGAGATCATCGCCTGGCGGGCTGAGCTTCAGGCGCGCTACAACAATCCCCTGTTCAGGGTATCGGGGCCCACGCTCAACCTCGGTCACATCCACGGCGGAGACAATCCCAACCGGATCTGCGGGCGCTGCGAACTGCATATCGACCTGCGGCCGCTGCCGGGCATGGATCTGGACGAACTGCGTCAGGCGCTGGCATCACGGCTCGAACGCAGTCTCGCGGACACCGGACTCGAACTGGAAGTCTTTCGCCTTTTTGATGGCACGCCGGCCATGGAAACGCCCGCGGACGCACCGGTGGTGCGTGCCGCCGAATCGCTCACCGGACATGCAGCCGAGGCGGTGGCCTTCGGCACCGAGGGCCCCTACCTGCGCGATCTGGACATGGACGTGGTGGTGCTCGGACCCGGCGACATCGACCAGGCCCACCAGCCGGACGAATACCTTTCCATGGATCGCATCGAACCGACCCTCAACCTGCTGCGTTCGCTGATCAGGGGGTTCTGCATCGATCCTGTTCGCTGA
- the argA gene encoding amino-acid N-acetyltransferase: protein MKKNNRPELSQINWFRNAAPYINAHRGRTFVIAFGGEAVQDTGFARLIHDIAMLQSLGVRLVLVHGARPQIEQRLRARGQAFHYAAGLRITDADALQEVKEAAGCLRVEIEAQLSMGLANTPMSGARIRVASGNHVMAKPLGVRDGVDYQHTGEVRRIDAEGIRRHLENGEVVLLSPLGYSPTGEVFNLSAEDVATATAISLKADKLIFLTEEPRLRDGRRRPISQMTAEQARTWLNRRRGPASETARHLTSAIHACRHAVERVHLVERAVDGALLLELYTRDGVGTLITGETYERLRRATIDDVGGILELIQPLEAEGVLVRRSREQLELEIDRFSVIERDGVVLGCTAFYPFPEESVGELACLAIHPQYRTASRGDRLLDFVEAEARTLGIARLFVLTTRTAHWFRERGFEPGDIKALPLRRRELYNYQRNSKVFIKGLA, encoded by the coding sequence ATGAAGAAGAACAACCGGCCCGAACTCTCGCAGATCAACTGGTTCCGCAATGCCGCCCCCTATATCAATGCGCACCGGGGGCGGACCTTCGTGATCGCCTTTGGCGGCGAAGCCGTCCAGGATACGGGCTTCGCACGGCTGATCCACGACATCGCCATGCTGCAGAGCCTCGGCGTGCGTCTGGTACTGGTGCATGGTGCCCGGCCGCAGATCGAACAGCGCCTGCGCGCCCGGGGTCAGGCGTTCCATTATGCGGCCGGGCTGCGGATCACCGATGCCGACGCCCTCCAGGAGGTGAAGGAGGCCGCCGGCTGCCTGCGCGTGGAGATCGAGGCCCAGTTGTCCATGGGGCTGGCCAACACGCCCATGAGCGGTGCGCGCATACGTGTCGCCTCCGGCAATCATGTGATGGCCAAACCGCTCGGGGTGCGCGACGGGGTGGACTACCAGCATACCGGTGAGGTGCGCCGCATTGATGCGGAGGGCATCCGCCGGCACCTGGAGAACGGTGAAGTCGTACTGCTCTCGCCCCTGGGTTATTCGCCCACTGGAGAGGTGTTCAACCTGAGCGCGGAGGATGTAGCCACGGCCACCGCCATTTCGCTCAAGGCGGACAAGCTGATCTTTCTCACCGAAGAGCCACGGCTGCGCGACGGGCGCCGCCGCCCGATCAGCCAGATGACCGCCGAGCAGGCCCGCACCTGGCTGAACAGGCGCCGCGGACCGGCATCGGAAACGGCCCGGCACCTCACCAGCGCCATTCATGCCTGCCGCCACGCGGTGGAACGCGTGCACCTGGTTGAACGTGCCGTGGACGGCGCGCTGCTGCTCGAACTCTACACCAGGGACGGCGTCGGCACGCTGATCACCGGCGAGACCTACGAGCGGCTGCGCCGCGCCACCATCGATGACGTGGGCGGCATTCTCGAACTGATTCAGCCCCTGGAGGCGGAAGGGGTGCTGGTGCGCCGCTCGCGGGAACAACTGGAATTGGAGATCGACCGGTTCAGCGTCATCGAGCGTGACGGCGTGGTACTCGGCTGCACGGCCTTCTATCCCTTCCCGGAGGAGTCGGTGGGCGAGCTGGCGTGTCTCGCTATCCATCCCCAGTACCGCACCGCCAGCCGGGGCGACCGCCTGCTGGACTTCGTGGAAGCGGAGGCCAGGACGCTGGGCATCGCCCGGTTGTTCGTACTCACCACCCGCACCGCCCACTGGTTCCGGGAGAGAGGCTTCGAGCCAGGTGACATCAAGGCGCTGCCGCTGCGCCGCCGCGAGCTGTACAACTACCAGCGCAACTCGAAGGTCTTTATCAAGGGATTGGCCTGA
- the dksA gene encoding RNA polymerase-binding protein DksA yields MQDKISTEYRPSEDEPYMSPPQLAYFRRKLLEWREMLLTESDETIRNLRSEQWREPDPNDRASRESDASLELRTRDRYRKLIGKIDAALRRIDDGSYGYCEETGEPIGLARLEARPIATLSLEAQERHERDERR; encoded by the coding sequence ATGCAAGACAAGATTTCCACGGAGTATCGACCCTCGGAGGACGAGCCGTACATGAGCCCGCCACAGCTGGCGTACTTTCGGCGCAAGCTGCTGGAATGGCGGGAGATGCTGCTCACCGAGTCCGACGAGACCATCAGAAACCTGCGCAGCGAACAATGGCGCGAGCCGGACCCCAACGATCGGGCCAGCCGGGAGAGTGACGCGAGCCTGGAACTGCGCACCCGGGATCGATACCGAAAACTCATCGGCAAGATCGATGCGGCCCTCAGGCGCATCGATGACGGCAGCTACGGATACTGTGAGGAGACCGGCGAGCCCATCGGGCTCGCACGACTGGAAGCCCGCCCGATCGCCACCCTGAGCCTCGAAGCCCAGGAACGGCACGAGCGGGATGAGAGGAGGTGA
- a CDS encoding mechanosensitive ion channel family protein, translating into MLESTLNFLASDQVMGVLRAVLFLLAGVVLARLVARLMQRFMARRFSAHHAMVLRRLAFYLILALFLASALNELGFSLGVLLGAAGVLSVALGFASQTSASNLISGLFLIGERPFGTGDVIKVGDTTGEVLSVDLLSVKLRTFDNLFVRIPNETLIKSQVTTLTRFPIRRFDLQLGVAYKEDIERVRKILMRVADQNALCMDEPKPLFIFNGFGDSALEIQFSVWAKRENFLELRNSLQTEIKRAFDAEGVEIPFPHMSLYAGSITDPFPVRVVKSDGDSRTSQEGDGTAGPG; encoded by the coding sequence ATGCTGGAATCGACACTCAACTTCCTTGCCAGCGACCAGGTCATGGGCGTCTTGCGCGCGGTGCTTTTTCTGCTGGCGGGTGTCGTGCTGGCGCGCCTGGTGGCCCGTCTCATGCAGCGGTTCATGGCACGGCGTTTCAGTGCGCATCACGCCATGGTCCTGCGGCGCCTGGCCTTCTACCTGATCCTGGCGCTGTTTCTGGCGTCGGCCCTGAACGAACTGGGTTTCAGCCTGGGGGTTCTGCTCGGCGCGGCCGGCGTGCTCTCGGTGGCCCTCGGGTTTGCCTCGCAGACGTCCGCCTCCAACCTGATCAGCGGACTCTTTCTCATCGGTGAGCGGCCTTTCGGTACCGGGGACGTCATCAAGGTGGGTGATACCACCGGCGAGGTGCTGTCCGTGGACCTGCTGTCGGTAAAGCTGCGCACCTTTGACAACCTGTTCGTGCGCATCCCCAACGAGACACTGATCAAGAGCCAGGTCACCACGCTGACCCGTTTCCCCATCCGCCGCTTCGATCTGCAACTGGGCGTGGCCTACAAGGAGGATATCGAACGGGTGCGCAAGATCCTCATGCGTGTGGCCGATCAGAATGCCCTCTGCATGGACGAGCCCAAGCCCCTGTTCATCTTCAACGGTTTCGGCGACTCCGCCCTGGAGATTCAGTTCTCGGTGTGGGCAAAGCGGGAAAATTTCCTGGAATTGAGAAACAGTCTGCAAACGGAGATCAAGCGTGCCTTTGACGCGGAGGGTGTGGAGATCCCCTTCCCGCACATGAGCCTGTACGCGGGCAGCATCACGGATCCGTTTCCCGTGCGTGTGGTGAAGTCCGACGGAGACAGTCGGACATCGCAAGAAGGGGACGGTACCGCCGGGCCCGGATGA
- the glgX gene encoding glycogen debranching protein GlgX, with translation MSRPHWTLWPGAPYPLGATWDGEGVNFALFSEHAERVDLCLFDSGGKRELSRVELKWQTDQVFHAYLPEARPGLLYAYRVHGPYDPERGHRFNAHKLLLDPYARHVVGQIRWSDALFGYRIGSPKADLQIDRRDSAAGMPRCQVIDTAFTWGEDRHPRTPWHDTVIYELHVKGFTALNERVPPALRGTYAGLATAPVVAYLKRLGVTAVELMPVHAFVDDRNLVAQGLRNYWGYNSIGYFAPDMRYSSTGQVDEFKTMVKVLHSAGIEVILDVVYNHTAEGNQLGPTLCFRGIDNAAYYRLLHDDRRHYMDYTGCGNTLNMRHPRVLQLIMDSLRYWVQEMHVDGFRFDLASALARELHAVDRLGAFFDIIHQDPVLSQVKLIAEPWDLGEGGYQVGNFPVGWTEWNGRYRDSARAYWKGDEAMLGDMAYRLTGSSDLYESSGRRPYASINFITCHDGFTLHDLVSYNHKHNEANCEDNRDGEDHNLSWNCGQEGPTDNGHIQALRARQKRNLLATLFLSQGIPMLAAGDERGRSQQGNNNAYCQDNALSWLDWSLDEERQGLLNFVCRLIRLRRKHPALRRRQFFRGHHVNGGRTKDLTWLRPDGEEMTEVDWHQPFGRVLGMFVAGDAFEEYDERGRKIQDSDLILLFNAHHAAVEFRLPDEPARTRWAVLIDTHYDDGERPDRRNFHSHEYYPLQGRSVAVLVNTSRVVPMVREADGLI, from the coding sequence GTGAGCCGACCCCATTGGACCCTGTGGCCCGGCGCGCCCTATCCCCTGGGCGCCACCTGGGACGGTGAGGGCGTCAATTTCGCCCTCTTCTCGGAGCATGCCGAGCGGGTGGATCTGTGCCTGTTTGACTCCGGAGGCAAACGTGAACTGTCCCGGGTGGAGCTGAAATGGCAGACCGACCAGGTCTTTCACGCCTATCTGCCCGAGGCGCGCCCGGGGCTGTTGTACGCCTATCGGGTCCACGGGCCGTACGATCCCGAGCGCGGGCATCGCTTCAATGCCCACAAGCTGCTCCTGGATCCCTATGCCAGGCATGTGGTGGGGCAGATACGCTGGAGTGACGCCCTGTTCGGCTATCGCATCGGCTCACCGAAGGCCGACCTGCAGATCGACCGGCGCGACTCCGCCGCGGGCATGCCCCGCTGCCAGGTGATCGACACCGCCTTCACCTGGGGCGAGGACCGCCATCCGCGCACCCCCTGGCATGACACGGTGATCTACGAACTCCACGTCAAGGGTTTCACCGCCCTGAACGAGCGGGTGCCGCCGGCCCTGCGGGGTACCTATGCGGGGCTCGCAACGGCTCCGGTGGTGGCTTACCTCAAGCGCCTGGGTGTGACCGCCGTGGAGCTGATGCCGGTGCACGCATTCGTGGATGACCGCAACCTGGTGGCCCAAGGCCTGCGCAACTACTGGGGATACAACTCCATCGGCTATTTCGCGCCCGACATGCGCTACTCATCCACCGGCCAGGTGGACGAGTTCAAGACCATGGTGAAGGTGCTGCACAGCGCCGGCATCGAGGTGATCCTGGATGTGGTCTACAACCATACCGCCGAGGGCAATCAGCTCGGGCCGACCCTGTGTTTCCGGGGGATCGACAATGCCGCCTACTACCGGCTGCTCCATGACGATCGCCGCCACTACATGGATTACACTGGCTGCGGAAACACCCTGAACATGCGCCACCCCCGGGTGTTGCAGCTGATCATGGACTCCCTGCGCTACTGGGTGCAGGAAATGCACGTGGACGGGTTCCGCTTCGATCTGGCGTCGGCGCTGGCCCGGGAGCTGCACGCGGTGGATCGCCTTGGCGCCTTTTTCGACATCATCCACCAGGACCCGGTGCTTTCCCAGGTGAAGCTCATCGCCGAGCCCTGGGACCTGGGGGAAGGCGGTTACCAGGTGGGCAATTTCCCGGTGGGCTGGACGGAATGGAACGGCCGCTACCGGGATTCCGCCCGCGCATACTGGAAGGGCGACGAGGCCATGCTGGGTGATATGGCCTATCGTCTCACCGGCTCTTCGGATCTCTACGAGTCCAGCGGCCGGCGCCCCTATGCCAGCATCAATTTCATCACCTGCCACGACGGCTTCACGCTGCATGACCTGGTGAGCTACAACCACAAGCACAACGAAGCCAACTGCGAGGACAACCGCGACGGCGAGGACCACAACCTGTCGTGGAACTGCGGCCAGGAGGGCCCCACGGACAACGGCCATATCCAGGCCCTGCGCGCACGGCAGAAGCGCAACCTGCTGGCCACCCTGTTCCTGTCCCAGGGCATTCCCATGCTCGCGGCCGGTGACGAGCGCGGGCGCAGCCAGCAGGGCAACAACAACGCCTACTGCCAGGACAATGCATTGAGTTGGCTGGACTGGTCGCTGGACGAGGAGCGCCAGGGCCTGCTCAACTTCGTGTGCCGGCTCATCCGGTTGAGACGCAAACACCCGGCCCTGCGCCGCAGGCAGTTCTTCCGGGGGCATCATGTGAATGGCGGCCGCACTAAGGACCTAACATGGCTGCGGCCCGACGGAGAGGAGATGACCGAGGTGGACTGGCACCAGCCGTTCGGGCGCGTGCTGGGCATGTTCGTGGCGGGTGATGCGTTCGAGGAGTACGACGAACGGGGCCGGAAGATCCAGGACTCCGACCTGATCCTGCTGTTCAACGCCCACCATGCGGCCGTCGAATTCCGCCTGCCCGACGAGCCTGCCCGTACGCGGTGGGCCGTGCTCATCGACACCCATTACGACGACGGGGAACGCCCGGACAGGCGAAACTTCCACAGTCACGAGTATTATCCCCTGCAGGGCCGTTCCGTGGCGGTGCTGGTCAATACCAGCCGCGTGGTGCCCATGGTGCGGGAGGCTGACGGGCTCATCTGA
- a CDS encoding aminoglycoside phosphotransferase family protein: protein MTRQKDNRRDDPRLNALNQWLAGVLGAHVRASRPLSSDASFRRYFRIRDAGHSWIVMDAPPEQEHPADFVRIAGCLERLGLTVPRVLAADPGAGFLLLEDLGDRTFSRALAAGDPEQDLYTLAVDTLATVQNRWTGTCTLEPPAPYDEVELLREARLLVDWYWPRVTGGPCPEDVCEAFEQAWRQALAPVYQLAPVLVLRDFHVDNLMVIPGRHGITACGLLDFQDARLGCPAYDLVSLLRDARRDVPEPLARNMLARFLRARPDLDHRDFETAYWILGAQRNTKIIGIFTRLWQRDGKPGYLRYLPRLWRLLEEELAHPALAPVRRWYDTHLPPGLRRALQA, encoded by the coding sequence ATGACCCGACAAAAGGACAACAGGCGGGACGACCCGCGCCTGAACGCGCTTAACCAATGGCTCGCAGGCGTGCTGGGTGCCCACGTGCGCGCGTCGCGCCCGCTCTCCTCGGACGCGAGCTTTCGCCGCTATTTCCGGATCAGGGATGCCGGCCACAGCTGGATTGTCATGGACGCACCGCCGGAGCAGGAGCACCCGGCGGATTTCGTGCGCATCGCCGGCTGCCTGGAGCGCCTGGGCCTGACCGTGCCCCGGGTGCTGGCCGCCGACCCCGGCGCGGGATTCCTGCTGCTGGAGGATCTCGGCGATCGCACCTTCAGCCGCGCCCTGGCCGCGGGGGATCCGGAACAGGACCTGTACACCCTGGCGGTGGACACCCTGGCCACGGTCCAGAACCGTTGGACGGGCACCTGCACACTGGAACCCCCCGCGCCCTACGACGAAGTGGAACTGCTGCGCGAGGCGCGGCTGCTGGTGGACTGGTACTGGCCCCGGGTGACGGGCGGACCCTGCCCCGAAGACGTCTGCGAGGCCTTCGAGCAGGCATGGCGCCAGGCACTGGCGCCCGTGTACCAACTCGCGCCCGTCCTGGTGCTGCGGGACTTTCACGTGGACAACCTGATGGTGATCCCCGGCCGGCACGGCATCACCGCCTGCGGACTGCTGGATTTCCAGGACGCGCGCCTGGGCTGCCCCGCCTATGACCTGGTTTCCCTGCTGCGCGATGCGCGCCGGGATGTGCCCGAACCCCTCGCCCGAAACATGCTGGCGCGTTTTCTCAGGGCCCGCCCGGACCTCGATCACAGGGATTTCGAAACCGCCTACTGGATACTGGGCGCCCAGCGCAATACCAAGATCATCGGCATCTTCACCCGCTTGTGGCAGCGGGACGGCAAGCCCGGTTACCTGCGTTATCTGCCCAGGTTGTGGCGGTTGCTGGAGGAGGAACTCGCCCATCCCGCGCTCGCACCCGTGCGGCGCTGGTACGACACCCACCTGCCGCCCGGGCTGCGGCGCGCATTGCAGGCCTGA
- the murU gene encoding N-acetylmuramate alpha-1-phosphate uridylyltransferase MurU — protein MHAMILAAGRGERMRPLTDHTPKPLLMAGGRPLIEHHLLRLAAAGYRDVVINLAHLGGQIREHLGDGSRFGLAIRYSPEDRALETGGGIRRALPLLGDEPFLVINGDVWCSHPLNPPVMAERDLAHLVLVDNPAHHPAGDFCLIGGRVRDRGADRLTFSGIGWYRPALFRDHADGRFPLAPLLHAAMTGDHVSGEYYRGGWLDVGTPERLAQLDAWLRRT, from the coding sequence GTGCACGCCATGATCCTGGCCGCCGGACGCGGTGAACGCATGCGCCCGCTGACGGACCACACCCCCAAGCCCCTGCTGATGGCCGGCGGCCGGCCGCTGATCGAGCATCACCTGCTGCGCCTGGCCGCCGCCGGCTACCGGGACGTGGTCATCAACCTGGCGCATCTGGGCGGACAGATCCGGGAACACCTGGGAGACGGTTCCCGATTCGGGCTCGCCATCCGCTATTCACCCGAGGATCGGGCCCTGGAGACCGGCGGCGGCATTCGCCGGGCGCTGCCCCTGCTGGGCGACGAACCCTTTCTGGTCATCAACGGTGATGTCTGGTGCAGCCACCCGCTCAACCCGCCCGTTATGGCCGAACGCGACTTGGCCCATCTGGTGCTGGTGGACAACCCGGCCCACCATCCGGCCGGAGACTTCTGCCTGATCGGGGGACGGGTACGGGACCGGGGCGCCGACAGGCTCACCTTCAGCGGCATCGGCTGGTATCGCCCGGCGCTCTTCCGGGACCATGCCGACGGCCGCTTCCCGCTGGCACCCCTGCTGCATGCCGCCATGACCGGGGACCATGTCAGCGGCGAGTACTACCGGGGCGGATGGCTGGACGTGGGCACGCCGGAGCGCCTCGCGCAGCTCGATGCCTGGCTGCGTAGGACGTGA
- a CDS encoding DsrE family protein, whose product MRKIIVSLMALAGLLLALPGAALATEYGTQKVVYHINGGDPQQNKGALRNIQNHINAVGADNMDIKVVMHGAGLNLLVNAKDDADLRAGVDNLKMQNVSFQVCRNTVVGRNLDISKDLYDATEADIIPSGVAHLSYLQAQGYTYVKP is encoded by the coding sequence ATGAGAAAAATCATTGTGTCCCTGATGGCCCTGGCCGGCCTGTTGCTGGCCCTGCCAGGCGCCGCCCTCGCCACCGAGTACGGCACCCAGAAGGTCGTGTATCACATCAACGGCGGTGATCCCCAGCAGAACAAGGGGGCCCTGCGCAACATCCAGAACCACATCAACGCCGTGGGCGCCGACAACATGGACATCAAGGTGGTGATGCACGGCGCCGGCCTGAATCTGCTGGTCAACGCCAAGGACGACGCGGACCTGCGCGCCGGCGTGGACAACCTGAAGATGCAGAACGTGTCGTTCCAGGTCTGCAGGAACACGGTCGTGGGCCGCAACCTGGATATCTCCAAGGACCTGTACGATGCCACCGAGGCGGACATCATCCCCAGCGGTGTCGCGCACCTGTCCTACCTGCAGGCCCAGGGCTACACCTACGTCAAGCCCTGA